The genomic segment actactgccaacactaccacaaccaccactacaactactatactactactactacaataagaacaaaaacaacaactattactactactactacaacttcttCTACTGCCCTACTTCCAATATAATGACTGTTAATTTGATTACAACTACAACACTGCAATAAAACAGAAAGTTCTAAATCTGTTGCAGGGTAACATGTCACATAGGAACCTTGTCCCTAAAATATTGGATGGAAATCGAAAATGTTATCATCCTCTAACCATAAATAGTGTTGATATTGGCATCCATAATTTAACGCAATGATGTTGTTATTTTCTTTGCAGATGAGCTCGAAGCTTGCTACAATGGATCGAGTAGACACAACATAGCAGAATGAATCACACAACCATTAGAATTGATGATGAAGCAAACAAGATATTCATCATCCTCGAGATTATCGTTCGCCTACTGCTCGCTCTGACGGGTACCGTAGGCAACGCTTTCGTCATCTACGCCATAGTGATGACGCCAAAATTACGAACCATACCTAACGCCCTAGTTACAACCCTGGCAGGCTTGGATTTAACGTCCAGTGCTGTCTTGATACCTCTCATGGTCGTTGGCAAGGTAGAAAACAAGTGGCCCTTCGATGTCAGCTTCTGTCGCGTTCACGGGTTCATGCTAATACTCTTCCACGCACTATCACTCAACGTGCTCGGCCTTATCGCACTAAATCGTTTCCTAAACATCACCAAGCCCCTGCATATCTATCGCAAATATACCACTCCGCAGCTTTTCATCTTACAACTCATCATCGCATTTTTGTTTGCTGGTGTACCTGTCCTAAGCCCATTCTTTGGCATTGGAAGCATGGATTTCGCTGGTTTCAACCCTATGCTCGGTCACTGCTCGTTTGGATACGACGTCGAGGGCGTGTGGGTGTACGAGATCGTGCTTCTGTCTCTCGGGCTTATGATTGGGACATTCGTCATCCCATTCAACTACATCTTGATATGGAAGCATGTGGGTGCTAGTCGATCACGGGTTCATGCATGGTCGACAACGGCTCTACCTAAGAACATCGCGGAGCAACAGTCCAACATTGAAATAGATAGTCgaaatcaagaaatatctaTTCCCGCCTTTGCCCAAGTTATTTCAAATCGCCGTGTACAGCAAAAAGACAACCTTCGATTGACGAGGAACTTGTGGCTCCCCTTTGTAACTTTCATGCTGTCCCTCATACCTTTCtatgtttttgtaatttttgaCGAACATTACACCTTCTCTGTCTGGCTTTGGAGGGCTGTGGATATTCTCTTTTGGTCGACTTCTTCGGTCAACCCATACTTATACGCCCTGATGACGTCGAGTTTTCGAGAGGCGTCCAGAAAGCTCATCGGACTATCTAATGTCAATTCACcattacactcttaaaaatgttgggcaacatacggtccacacaacaattggttaaaactttatccaattctgggtagttttacaccaatactgtgtagttttcacccaaagcacacattattggtgtaaaactacccagaattggataaagttttaaccaattgttgtgtggaccgtatgttgcccaacatttttaagagtgtacgtATAGCtgataaacttcaaattaatgtcatgtggtaatgatgatgataacttattgattgattgattcatttacttatttcaACGTATTCTATCTATTAAGATGTCATAGTAACAAAGGACTGGTTTACATCTCGACCTGAATACACTTATTACAGTTTTATACTAGACGATCAATCACTTA from the Lytechinus pictus isolate F3 Inbred chromosome 1, Lp3.0, whole genome shotgun sequence genome contains:
- the LOC129283599 gene encoding rhodopsin, GQ-coupled-like — protein: MNHTTIRIDDEANKIFIILEIIVRLLLALTGTVGNAFVIYAIVMTPKLRTIPNALVTTLAGLDLTSSAVLIPLMVVGKVENKWPFDVSFCRVHGFMLILFHALSLNVLGLIALNRFLNITKPLHIYRKYTTPQLFILQLIIAFLFAGVPVLSPFFGIGSMDFAGFNPMLGHCSFGYDVEGVWVYEIVLLSLGLMIGTFVIPFNYILIWKHVGASRSRVHAWSTTALPKNIAEQQSNIEIDSRNQEISIPAFAQVISNRRVQQKDNLRLTRNLWLPFVTFMLSLIPFYVFVIFDEHYTFSVWLWRAVDILFWSTSSVNPYLYALMTSSFREASRKLIGLSNVNSPLHS